A genome region from Streptomyces xanthophaeus includes the following:
- a CDS encoding SpoIIE family protein phosphatase, with protein MRSPLGNRKKSVAGQVFVLQVAIVVLLAAGALLALVLQSRHDTEREARNRSVSVAQTFAHSLGLQDTLKTSDPSKTLQPLAETTRKAAGVDFIVVMDTNGIRYSHPQPDRIGKRFVGNIEPSLKGQVHTESVDGPLGKEIQAVVPVTGPDGKVNALVSAGLTVKNVTGVVDRQLPVILLAIATGLALATVGTALISRRLRRQTHGLGTQEMTRMYEHHDAVLHAVREGVLITDGEGRLLLANDEAKRLLGLPEDADGRHIADVPGLDRRMADLLLSGREATDEVLESGDRLLVVNQRPTHPRGRPEGAAITIRDSTEMQVLTSRAETARRRLKLLYDAGGDIGTSLDVVRTAEELAAVAVPRFADFVTVDLADQVIDGEEPRAGSDMRRTAVSGIRSDHPLYPVGRLIDFLPSTPQARGYGTGRAELVPQLADAPGWKAQDPPRAEAIVDYGIHSLIAAPLMARGVVLGVVNFWRSEKQEPFDEDELSLAEELVARAAVSMDNARRYTREHALAVTLQRSLLPRALPEQSAMDVAHFYLPAQSGVGGDWFDVIPLAGCRVALVVGDVVGHGLHAAATMGRLRTAVHNFSSLDLPPDEILARLDDLVQRIDHDGEGDDVNGGVLGATCLYAVYDPVSQRCTMARAGHLPPLVVAPDGTTEIVELPAGPPLGLGGMPFETAELDLAEGSQLVLYTDGLIEERTRDISEGLELLRAALSHPDRDPHESCRAVLDMLLPPRPTDDVALLIARTRTLGPDRVAQWEVPFQPSAVGAMRNAAAKKLDEWGLTDLGFATELILSELITNALRHGSGPVRVRLLHDHNLTCEVWDGSSTAPHLRYAATTDEGGRGLFLVAQLSEHWGTRYTPEGKVIWAELALPGAAGGTEAALVAFLDVDPI; from the coding sequence GTGCGGTCACCTCTAGGCAACCGGAAGAAGAGCGTCGCCGGACAGGTATTCGTCCTCCAGGTGGCGATCGTGGTGTTGCTCGCGGCCGGGGCCCTGCTGGCCCTGGTCCTCCAGTCGAGGCACGACACCGAACGCGAGGCACGCAACCGGTCGGTGTCCGTGGCCCAGACCTTCGCCCACTCCCTGGGCCTCCAGGACACCCTCAAGACGTCCGACCCGTCCAAGACGCTCCAGCCCCTCGCCGAGACCACCCGCAAGGCCGCCGGGGTGGACTTCATCGTGGTGATGGACACCAACGGCATCCGGTACAGCCACCCCCAGCCGGACCGCATCGGAAAACGTTTCGTCGGCAACATCGAGCCCTCGCTCAAGGGCCAGGTCCACACCGAGAGCGTGGACGGCCCGCTCGGCAAGGAGATCCAGGCGGTCGTGCCGGTCACCGGGCCCGACGGCAAGGTCAACGCGCTCGTCTCGGCAGGCCTCACCGTCAAGAACGTCACCGGCGTCGTCGACCGCCAGCTCCCGGTGATCCTCCTGGCCATCGCCACCGGCCTCGCCCTGGCCACCGTCGGGACCGCGCTCATCAGCAGACGCCTGCGCCGCCAGACCCACGGCCTCGGCACGCAGGAGATGACCCGCATGTACGAGCACCACGACGCGGTGCTCCACGCCGTCCGCGAAGGGGTGCTGATCACCGACGGCGAAGGCCGCCTCCTGCTGGCGAACGACGAGGCCAAACGCCTGCTCGGGCTTCCGGAGGACGCCGACGGACGCCACATCGCCGACGTACCGGGCCTGGACCGCCGGATGGCCGACCTGCTGCTCTCCGGCCGCGAGGCCACCGACGAGGTCCTGGAGAGCGGGGACCGGCTGCTGGTGGTCAACCAGCGGCCCACCCACCCCCGCGGCCGGCCGGAAGGCGCCGCCATCACCATCCGCGACTCCACCGAGATGCAGGTCCTGACCAGCCGGGCCGAGACAGCCCGCAGACGGCTCAAACTGCTGTACGACGCGGGCGGCGACATCGGTACCAGCCTCGACGTGGTGCGGACGGCCGAGGAGCTCGCCGCCGTGGCCGTCCCCCGCTTCGCGGACTTCGTCACCGTCGACCTGGCGGACCAGGTCATCGACGGCGAGGAGCCCCGCGCGGGCTCCGACATGCGGCGCACCGCGGTCAGCGGCATCCGCTCCGACCACCCCCTCTACCCCGTCGGCCGGCTGATCGACTTCCTGCCCTCCACCCCCCAGGCACGCGGCTACGGCACCGGCAGGGCCGAGCTGGTGCCCCAGCTGGCCGACGCGCCGGGCTGGAAGGCCCAGGACCCGCCGCGCGCCGAGGCCATCGTGGACTACGGCATCCACTCGCTCATCGCGGCCCCGCTCATGGCCCGGGGCGTCGTCCTCGGCGTGGTCAACTTCTGGCGGTCGGAGAAGCAGGAGCCCTTCGACGAGGACGAGCTGTCCCTGGCCGAGGAACTCGTCGCCCGCGCGGCGGTCAGCATGGACAACGCCCGCCGCTACACCCGCGAACACGCCCTCGCCGTGACCCTCCAGCGCAGCCTGCTGCCGCGCGCCCTGCCCGAGCAGAGCGCCATGGACGTGGCGCACTTCTACCTGCCCGCGCAGTCCGGGGTCGGCGGGGACTGGTTCGACGTGATCCCCCTGGCGGGCTGCCGCGTCGCGCTGGTCGTCGGAGACGTCGTCGGGCACGGCCTGCACGCCGCCGCCACCATGGGGCGCCTGCGCACGGCCGTGCACAACTTCTCCTCCCTCGACCTGCCGCCCGACGAGATCCTGGCCCGCCTGGACGACCTCGTACAGCGCATCGACCACGACGGGGAGGGCGACGACGTGAACGGCGGCGTCCTGGGCGCGACCTGCCTGTACGCCGTCTACGACCCCGTGTCCCAGCGCTGCACGATGGCGCGGGCCGGACACCTGCCACCCCTGGTGGTCGCCCCCGACGGCACGACCGAGATCGTGGAGCTGCCGGCCGGACCCCCGCTGGGGCTGGGCGGCATGCCCTTCGAGACGGCGGAGCTGGACCTGGCGGAAGGCAGCCAGCTCGTCCTCTACACGGACGGGCTGATCGAGGAGCGGACCCGGGACATCAGCGAGGGGCTGGAACTGCTGCGCGCGGCCCTCAGCCACCCCGACCGGGACCCGCACGAGAGCTGCCGGGCCGTGCTCGACATGCTGCTGCCGCCCCGGCCCACCGACGACGTGGCCCTGCTCATCGCCCGGACCCGGACGCTCGGCCCGGACCGGGTCGCCCAGTGGGAGGTACCGTTCCAGCCGAGCGCGGTGGGCGCCATGCGCAACGCCGCGGCGAAGAAGCTCGACGAGTGGGGCCTGACGGACCTCGGCTTCGCCACGGAACTGATCCTCAGCGAGCTGATCACCAACGCCCTGCGGCACGGCAGCGGGCCCGTACGGGTACGCCTGCTCCACGACCACAACCTGACCTGCGAGGTGTGGGACGGCAGCAGTACCGCCCCCCACCTGCGCTACGCCGCCACCACCGACGAGGGCGGACGCGGCCTGTTCCTGGTCGCACAGCTCAGCGAGCACTGGGGCACCCGCTACACGCCCGAGGGCAAGGTCATCTGGGCGGAGCTGGCCCTGCCCGGCGCTGCGGGGGGCACGGAGGCCGCCCTCGTGGCCTTCCTGGACGTGGACCCGATCTGA
- a CDS encoding VanW family protein yields the protein MGRVRSWTVNRRIALPVAVAGALVLGLGGLYGTALAVGGDIDQGTRVLGVDLGGMSRAEARRTLTRELGPAAAAPITVKIGDRVEKTDPAALGLSLDTDATVDRAARNGAGPVAVVGSLFASGSHDVAPVISMNEQTARAAVDRLRETTEQHVREGAIAFEQGTAKAVAPLTGVSLVEDKALDTLRDAYLRPAAGPVVLPVTRTEPRVGAEETGRAMRQFAEPAMSGPVTLTVAGRHMSITPAALGEHLKMRADGQGRLVPALDSKSLLKDPAVAPTIDAVTRTPRNAAPGLATDGRVVIADQGRTGRQVTQEALGRAVLPLLTRSGAARSGEVATVAVQPELTADEARRLGIKEKVSSFTVEFPAAPYRTTNIGRAVELINGSVVMPGQEWSFNRTVGERTPENGFVDGIMINDGQYVKSPGGGVSAVATTMYNAAFFAGVKPVEHGAHSFYIERYPEGREATVAWGTLDLRWINDSGHPLYIQARSTDTSLTISLLGTKKYDEIRATKGPRTNITPPGKRTGSGETCEVQTPLEGFDVTVGRTFVQGGKEVKHEDFKTHYTPRDEVTCTPEGAPEASPGATAGATPGATPGATPGAPGPSQTPSSAAANGAQAAAPRHAD from the coding sequence ATGGGACGCGTGCGCAGCTGGACGGTCAACCGACGGATCGCTCTGCCGGTGGCAGTGGCAGGAGCCCTCGTCCTCGGACTGGGCGGCCTCTACGGAACCGCCCTCGCGGTCGGAGGCGACATAGACCAGGGGACCCGGGTCCTCGGGGTGGACCTCGGCGGCATGAGCCGGGCCGAGGCGCGCCGGACGCTGACCCGGGAGCTCGGGCCCGCCGCCGCGGCGCCGATCACGGTGAAGATCGGCGACCGGGTGGAGAAGACCGATCCTGCCGCGCTGGGGCTCTCCCTCGACACCGACGCGACCGTCGACCGCGCCGCCCGCAACGGAGCCGGTCCGGTCGCCGTCGTCGGCAGCCTCTTCGCCTCGGGCAGCCACGACGTGGCGCCCGTGATCAGCATGAACGAGCAGACGGCCCGCGCCGCGGTGGACCGCCTCCGTGAGACCACCGAGCAGCACGTCCGCGAGGGGGCGATCGCGTTCGAGCAGGGCACGGCCAAGGCCGTCGCCCCGCTCACCGGCGTCTCCCTCGTCGAGGACAAGGCCCTCGACACCCTCCGCGACGCCTACCTCCGGCCGGCGGCCGGCCCCGTCGTCCTGCCGGTCACACGCACCGAGCCGCGCGTCGGCGCAGAGGAGACCGGACGGGCCATGCGGCAGTTCGCCGAGCCCGCGATGTCCGGGCCCGTCACGCTCACCGTCGCCGGCCGGCACATGTCCATCACCCCCGCCGCCCTCGGCGAGCACCTGAAGATGCGGGCCGACGGACAGGGCCGCCTCGTGCCCGCCCTCGACTCCAAGAGCCTGCTCAAGGACCCCGCCGTCGCGCCCACGATCGACGCGGTCACCCGTACGCCGCGCAACGCCGCGCCGGGCCTCGCCACCGACGGCCGCGTGGTGATCGCCGACCAGGGCCGTACGGGACGACAGGTCACCCAGGAGGCGCTCGGCCGGGCCGTGCTGCCGCTGCTGACCCGCTCGGGAGCGGCCCGCAGCGGCGAGGTCGCCACCGTCGCGGTCCAGCCGGAGCTCACCGCCGACGAAGCGCGGCGGCTCGGCATCAAGGAGAAGGTCTCCTCCTTCACCGTGGAATTCCCGGCCGCCCCGTACCGCACCACCAACATCGGCCGCGCCGTGGAGCTCATCAACGGATCCGTCGTCATGCCGGGACAGGAGTGGAGCTTCAACCGCACGGTCGGTGAGCGCACCCCTGAGAACGGCTTCGTCGACGGGATCATGATCAACGACGGCCAGTACGTGAAATCGCCCGGCGGCGGTGTTTCGGCGGTCGCCACCACCATGTACAACGCCGCGTTCTTCGCGGGCGTCAAGCCCGTCGAGCACGGCGCGCACTCCTTCTACATCGAGCGCTACCCCGAGGGCCGGGAGGCCACCGTCGCCTGGGGCACCCTCGACCTGCGCTGGATCAACGACTCCGGCCATCCTCTGTACATCCAGGCCCGGTCCACCGACACGTCGCTGACGATCTCCCTCCTCGGGACGAAGAAGTACGACGAGATACGTGCGACCAAGGGGCCGCGCACCAACATCACGCCGCCCGGCAAGCGCACCGGCAGCGGTGAGACCTGTGAGGTCCAGACGCCTCTGGAGGGCTTCGACGTCACCGTCGGCCGGACCTTCGTCCAGGGCGGCAAAGAAGTCAAGCACGAGGACTTCAAGACCCACTACACGCCGCGCGACGAGGTCACCTGCACCCCGGAGGGTGCGCCGGAGGCCTCTCCGGGTGCCACCGCCGGAGCCACCCCCGGAGCCACGCCGGGTGCCACCCCCGGGGCCCCGGGGCCCTCGCAGACCCCGTCCTCCGCCGCCGCGAACGGCGCCCAGGCTGCGGCCCCGCGCCACGCCGACTGA
- a CDS encoding lipase/acyltransferase domain-containing protein, with the protein MARIPMADVVVLLPGISGSVLTRNGKDVWAPSASAVLGALASLGGSLESLELGADDWLVDDLGDGITADRLVPDLHTLPGLWKIDGYTAIEKFLLARFDLQKGRNYFPFPYDWRRDNRAAARRLAEQSATWLRDWRAASGNSAAQLVLIGHSMGGLVSRYFVEVLGGWKDTRAIVTFGTPYYGSLNAVEFLCNGFHKRIGPFEKDLTQLLRSFTGLHQLVPVYKCVYGPDGEAATPAKAGLPGWQPQWSSHLTDFFDEMEKAATDNRQESAWESNQVVYHPIVGMDQPTRQSARFTDHKVETLLIRGDADEGGDGTVPKLSAALSGTEDARTFVPQKHGSLQNQDSMLDHLGGILQSLHDIRIDDLRAAVTSWFSYLGDDLYLADEPVVCEVGAISALSESELPEVPARLSVTARATGAAVVARDLTVARQRQRVDIGLLPAGTYDLLISAGADTAPLSDVFVVAGPDGTDATGGTPVAEV; encoded by the coding sequence ATGGCCAGGATCCCGATGGCCGACGTCGTCGTACTGCTCCCCGGTATCAGCGGGAGCGTGCTGACCAGGAACGGCAAAGACGTGTGGGCGCCCTCCGCCTCGGCGGTGCTGGGCGCGCTGGCGAGCCTGGGTGGCTCGCTGGAGTCCCTGGAGCTCGGTGCGGACGACTGGCTCGTGGACGATCTCGGCGACGGCATCACCGCCGACCGGCTGGTGCCCGATCTGCACACCCTGCCCGGACTGTGGAAGATCGACGGCTACACGGCGATCGAGAAGTTCCTCCTGGCACGGTTCGACCTGCAGAAGGGCCGGAACTACTTCCCGTTCCCGTACGACTGGCGGCGCGACAACCGGGCCGCCGCCCGCAGGCTCGCGGAGCAGAGCGCCACCTGGCTGCGGGACTGGCGTGCGGCGAGCGGCAACTCCGCGGCCCAGCTCGTCCTGATCGGGCACTCGATGGGCGGGCTCGTCTCGCGCTACTTCGTCGAGGTGCTGGGCGGCTGGAAGGACACCCGGGCCATCGTGACCTTCGGAACCCCCTACTACGGCTCGCTCAACGCCGTCGAGTTCCTGTGCAACGGCTTCCACAAGCGGATCGGCCCGTTCGAGAAGGACCTCACACAGCTCCTGCGCTCCTTCACCGGCCTGCACCAGCTCGTACCCGTCTACAAGTGCGTGTACGGGCCGGACGGCGAGGCGGCCACCCCGGCCAAGGCCGGGCTGCCCGGCTGGCAGCCGCAGTGGAGCAGCCACCTCACCGACTTCTTCGACGAGATGGAGAAGGCCGCCACCGACAACCGGCAGGAATCCGCCTGGGAGTCCAACCAGGTCGTCTACCACCCCATCGTCGGCATGGACCAGCCCACCCGGCAGTCGGCCCGGTTCACCGACCACAAGGTCGAGACCCTGCTGATCCGCGGGGACGCCGACGAGGGGGGCGACGGCACCGTGCCCAAGCTCTCCGCCGCCCTCTCGGGCACCGAGGACGCCCGCACCTTCGTCCCGCAGAAGCACGGGAGCCTGCAGAACCAGGACTCGATGCTCGACCACCTCGGCGGCATCCTCCAGTCCCTGCACGACATCCGCATCGACGACCTGCGCGCCGCCGTGACCTCCTGGTTCAGCTACCTCGGTGACGACCTCTACCTCGCCGACGAACCCGTCGTCTGCGAGGTCGGCGCCATCAGCGCGCTGAGCGAGAGCGAACTGCCCGAGGTGCCGGCGCGACTCTCGGTGACCGCCCGGGCCACCGGGGCGGCGGTGGTCGCCCGCGACCTCACGGTCGCACGGCAGCGGCAGCGGGTCGACATCGGCCTGCTGCCCGCCGGCACGTACGACCTGCTGATCAGCGCCGGAGCCGACACCGCCCCGCTGTCCGACGTCTTCGTCGTCGCCGGACCGGACGGCACGGACGCAACCGGCGGGACACCCGTGGCCGAGGTCTGA
- a CDS encoding CHAT domain-containing protein, whose protein sequence is MSTPAAARIADLLEGVPTASNPPARFPAPAPDRPPRTDGPTLNITVIWGDIAQIAADLHVTGHYQSVVPAAAELALDRAISVDPRRTITEHTKLGWIEAQLGEVTYFPCKEGPVRCAAVVGMGPMGTLTERRAVQMYASLLGEALGLGHVGTMATVLIGSGTGNLTVKQAARALVRGFADALAPLGPPAPPPRLTDVLVMEVDRLRAEQLHLALTDSAAKLPQVRIVPGLREESGGELFGPSAAVYALSALTGLAGSPGAAARDGTPGTPGTPGGPAPPGVPEDVLHTVLAGFDANIQAKIREQLADLASVERTELSLTVRRPAEAQDDAVPVRMSVQSGVGGLRWAALTGRATVPERLVPVDMDLLRELVDRLTEPSVKDACELPDLLSRFVVPPDFQRLLTDDSTVLLELDRDTASVPWEFLAEIQQAGVEKRDPLAIRTQLSRQLRTTYSRVMTEGLADGPLRALVIGDPGDPEKGFHLPGARQEALAVASRLKELGAKVSLFVGAANALRQPGVDPARRLDVLRVLLCGGNHIVHYCGHSDFDLSGTGRRSGWVFADGLLTAQELALLERPPLIVVANACYTARLGAAAGPGTPDGAPGLAGRSPWGNPQAALVPSLADEFLRMGVGHYVGAAWRIPDDQGISFADQFYTHLFKGGSGEAAPTVGGAVRAARRHLYGLRAAGQQEQGPGGPGGPDSAESPDSADRPGSSPHVTPSGQRWSSWAAYQHYGDAADPFVRPGGN, encoded by the coding sequence GTGAGCACCCCCGCCGCGGCTCGCATCGCTGACCTGCTGGAGGGCGTACCGACGGCCTCGAACCCGCCCGCACGGTTCCCCGCTCCGGCCCCCGACCGACCGCCGCGCACCGATGGTCCAACGCTCAACATCACCGTGATCTGGGGCGACATCGCGCAGATCGCGGCCGATCTGCATGTCACAGGTCATTACCAGTCGGTAGTGCCCGCGGCCGCGGAACTCGCACTCGACCGGGCCATCTCCGTCGACCCCCGCCGCACCATCACGGAACACACCAAGCTCGGCTGGATCGAAGCCCAGTTGGGCGAAGTCACGTATTTCCCCTGCAAGGAGGGCCCCGTACGGTGCGCCGCGGTCGTCGGCATGGGGCCGATGGGCACCCTGACGGAACGCCGCGCCGTCCAGATGTACGCCTCCCTGCTCGGCGAAGCGCTCGGGCTCGGTCACGTCGGGACCATGGCCACCGTGCTCATCGGCTCGGGCACCGGCAATCTGACCGTCAAGCAGGCGGCCCGCGCCCTCGTCCGGGGATTCGCCGACGCCCTGGCCCCGCTCGGCCCGCCCGCACCACCGCCCCGGCTCACCGACGTACTCGTCATGGAGGTCGACCGGCTGCGCGCGGAGCAGCTCCACCTCGCCCTCACGGACTCCGCCGCGAAGCTCCCGCAGGTACGGATCGTCCCCGGGCTGCGCGAGGAGAGCGGCGGCGAGCTGTTCGGGCCCTCCGCCGCGGTGTACGCCCTGTCGGCGCTGACCGGACTCGCCGGCTCGCCGGGCGCGGCCGCCCGTGACGGCACCCCGGGCACCCCCGGCACCCCGGGCGGCCCCGCCCCGCCCGGGGTGCCGGAGGACGTCCTGCACACCGTGCTGGCGGGCTTCGACGCCAACATCCAGGCGAAGATCCGCGAGCAGCTGGCGGACCTGGCCTCGGTGGAACGCACCGAGCTGTCCCTGACCGTCCGCAGACCGGCGGAGGCCCAGGACGACGCGGTGCCCGTCCGGATGTCAGTCCAGTCGGGGGTCGGAGGCCTGCGCTGGGCGGCGCTGACCGGGCGGGCCACCGTACCGGAGCGGCTCGTACCCGTGGACATGGACCTGTTGAGGGAACTCGTGGACCGGCTGACCGAGCCGAGCGTCAAGGACGCGTGCGAACTGCCCGACCTACTGTCCCGGTTCGTCGTACCGCCGGACTTCCAGCGGCTGCTCACCGACGACTCGACGGTGCTGCTGGAACTGGACCGGGACACGGCCTCCGTCCCCTGGGAGTTCCTGGCCGAGATCCAGCAGGCCGGCGTGGAGAAGCGCGATCCCCTCGCGATCCGCACCCAGCTGTCCAGGCAACTGCGCACGACCTACTCGCGGGTGATGACCGAGGGCCTGGCGGACGGACCGCTGCGCGCCCTCGTGATCGGAGACCCGGGAGACCCGGAGAAGGGATTCCACCTGCCGGGAGCCCGCCAGGAGGCCCTCGCGGTGGCCTCCCGGCTCAAGGAGCTCGGGGCCAAGGTCAGCCTCTTCGTCGGCGCGGCCAACGCGCTGCGCCAGCCGGGCGTCGACCCCGCCCGGCGCCTGGACGTCCTGCGGGTCCTGCTGTGCGGGGGCAACCACATCGTCCACTACTGCGGACACAGCGACTTCGACCTCTCCGGCACGGGACGGCGCTCGGGCTGGGTCTTCGCGGACGGCCTGCTGACCGCCCAGGAACTCGCCCTGCTCGAACGCCCGCCCCTGATCGTCGTCGCCAATGCCTGCTACACGGCCCGCCTCGGAGCCGCCGCCGGCCCCGGCACCCCGGACGGAGCGCCCGGCCTCGCCGGCCGCAGCCCCTGGGGGAACCCGCAGGCCGCGCTGGTGCCGAGCCTCGCCGACGAATTCCTGCGCATGGGCGTGGGGCACTACGTCGGGGCGGCCTGGCGGATCCCCGACGACCAGGGGATCTCCTTCGCCGACCAGTTCTACACGCACCTGTTCAAAGGCGGGTCCGGCGAGGCGGCCCCGACGGTGGGCGGCGCCGTCCGCGCGGCGCGCAGGCACCTCTACGGGCTGCGCGCCGCGGGGCAGCAGGAGCAGGGCCCCGGCGGTCCGGGCGGACCGGACAGCGCGGAGAGTCCGGACAGCGCCGACCGTCCCGGCAGCAGCCCGCACGTCACGCCGAGCGGGCAGCGCTGGAGCTCCTGGGCCGCCTACCAGCACTACGGGGACGCGGCCGACCCGTTCGTCCGACCAGGGGGCAACTAG
- a CDS encoding serine/threonine-protein kinase — protein sequence MLELTGSGAEPLEPGDPRRIGSIPLAGRLGAGGMGRVYLGIREGRYVAVKQLLSSVVGEDQDFLRRFGHELDNLARLPADATAPLLDSDRTATPPWFATAYIPGLTLREAIALHGGPLPARALWLLLREAAAGLAAVHALDMVHRDLKPSNVMLTLDGLTLIDFGVARAAEQSQLTRTGMVVGTPAYMAPEQASGRRRLSGATDVFALGSVLAYAACGRPPFGDESGHGVLYRIVHEEPDLEPLRELEPDLAELVAACLDKDPEGRPTAAELLERAAGHGPFAAPLWPEAVTERLTERAAFAANVQEADVPTVPLTGEQPDPEPGPDTGPDTGPDTGPDTGPGTEPEKAPVPVAPAAPPATARPERTARRRRTRVLLAVVPVVVVAGGTTLAVQHLPYVSAPRAGAGNSPSSAPVTAPADPRASAAAPGTADPAGAGPSGTASPAQPPAQDPGQAAAAGGAGGTGTGPGTGTLPGGGAQPGSGSAGNSGNPANAGGSGSTRPSNGGTSTAPTTPAPPAPPASGTYRFRNGNNSKCITQVFGASDYGDCADASARWTVQSGPDGSFKLVNQQGGGCLYANMLGQAVFVGDCSQGTAKLWRTGSGGSLRNDFSGGCLDLGMSSGLVTKTCGGEASQRWTRQS from the coding sequence GTGTTAGAGCTGACGGGCAGCGGGGCCGAACCGCTGGAGCCGGGGGATCCGCGCCGGATCGGGTCCATCCCTCTGGCGGGCCGGCTCGGGGCCGGCGGCATGGGGCGCGTCTACCTCGGCATCCGCGAGGGCCGGTACGTCGCCGTCAAGCAACTGCTGTCCTCCGTCGTCGGGGAGGACCAGGACTTCCTGCGCCGTTTCGGGCACGAGCTGGACAATCTCGCCCGGCTGCCCGCGGACGCCACCGCGCCGCTCCTCGACAGCGACCGCACCGCCACTCCCCCGTGGTTCGCCACCGCGTACATCCCCGGGCTCACCCTGAGGGAGGCCATCGCGCTGCACGGCGGCCCGCTGCCCGCGCGGGCGCTGTGGCTGCTGCTGCGGGAAGCCGCGGCGGGGCTGGCGGCGGTGCACGCGCTGGACATGGTGCACCGGGACCTCAAGCCGTCCAACGTCATGCTGACGCTCGACGGTCTCACCCTCATCGACTTCGGCGTGGCCCGGGCCGCCGAGCAGAGCCAGCTGACCCGGACCGGCATGGTCGTGGGTACGCCCGCCTACATGGCCCCCGAACAGGCTTCGGGCCGTCGGCGGTTGAGCGGCGCCACCGATGTGTTCGCGCTGGGCTCCGTACTCGCGTACGCGGCGTGCGGCCGGCCGCCGTTCGGCGACGAGTCGGGGCACGGGGTGCTGTACCGCATCGTCCACGAGGAGCCCGACCTGGAGCCGTTGCGGGAGCTGGAGCCCGACCTCGCCGAGCTCGTCGCGGCCTGCCTCGACAAGGACCCCGAGGGACGTCCCACCGCCGCCGAACTCCTCGAACGCGCCGCCGGGCACGGCCCGTTCGCCGCCCCGCTGTGGCCGGAGGCCGTCACCGAGCGCCTGACCGAGCGGGCCGCCTTCGCCGCGAACGTGCAGGAGGCCGACGTACCGACGGTCCCGCTCACCGGCGAGCAGCCGGATCCGGAGCCCGGGCCGGATACTGGGCCGGATACCGGGCCGGATACCGGGCCGGATACCGGGCCGGGTACCGAGCCGGAGAAGGCCCCGGTCCCGGTGGCGCCCGCCGCTCCCCCGGCCACGGCCCGCCCGGAACGGACCGCGCGCCGGCGCCGCACCCGCGTCCTCCTCGCCGTCGTGCCCGTCGTCGTGGTCGCGGGCGGTACGACGCTCGCCGTCCAGCACCTGCCGTACGTCTCCGCGCCCCGGGCAGGGGCCGGGAACTCCCCGTCCTCCGCCCCGGTCACGGCGCCGGCCGACCCGAGGGCGTCGGCGGCCGCACCGGGTACGGCGGATCCGGCGGGCGCCGGCCCGTCGGGTACGGCATCACCCGCGCAGCCGCCCGCACAGGACCCGGGACAGGCCGCGGCCGCCGGGGGCGCGGGCGGAACCGGCACCGGGCCCGGCACCGGCACCCTCCCCGGCGGCGGGGCACAGCCCGGCTCGGGGAGCGCCGGGAACTCCGGCAACCCCGCGAACGCGGGCGGCTCCGGCAGTACGCGCCCCTCCAACGGCGGAACGTCCACCGCACCGACGACCCCGGCACCCCCGGCACCTCCCGCGTCCGGCACCTACCGCTTCCGCAACGGCAACAACAGCAAGTGCATCACGCAGGTCTTCGGGGCTTCGGACTACGGCGACTGTGCGGACGCGAGCGCCCGGTGGACCGTCCAGAGCGGGCCGGACGGCAGCTTCAAGCTCGTGAACCAGCAGGGCGGCGGCTGCCTGTACGCCAACATGCTCGGCCAGGCGGTGTTCGTCGGCGACTGCTCCCAGGGCACCGCCAAGCTGTGGCGCACGGGGTCGGGCGGCAGCCTCCGCAACGACTTCAGCGGGGGCTGCCTCGACCTGGGCATGAGCAGCGGCCTGGTGACCAAGACGTGCGGAGGGGAGGCGTCGCAGCGCTGGACGAGACAGAGCTGA
- a CDS encoding DUF3885 domain-containing protein: MISWVEQDLDALSVLWERQWPAPPCVSLRHAYPERWVRFHSLPGSKEYPESEDEYAIVLERQRVLLEELGPDDDLLWVITTEWDGRPEPGPRMTELQRVDPHARHWESRLSDDDDPDDLVYEHVHVSSRSRSGNSLYPLLRLVADNAGIAVTLAPPDLRWVFRPYPGGVDVCAPSTAGRDSLKAAHPDWLSAHPSGL, translated from the coding sequence ATGATCAGCTGGGTGGAACAAGACCTCGATGCCCTGTCGGTTCTGTGGGAGCGGCAGTGGCCGGCTCCGCCGTGTGTTTCGTTGCGCCACGCCTATCCGGAGCGGTGGGTGCGCTTCCACAGCCTCCCGGGGTCCAAGGAGTATCCCGAGAGCGAGGACGAGTACGCCATCGTGCTTGAACGCCAACGCGTGCTCTTGGAAGAACTGGGTCCCGATGACGACCTGCTGTGGGTCATCACCACGGAGTGGGACGGACGCCCCGAGCCAGGACCACGCATGACAGAACTGCAGCGGGTCGATCCGCACGCGCGGCATTGGGAGAGCCGGCTCTCCGACGATGACGACCCGGACGACCTCGTCTACGAGCACGTACATGTGAGCTCCCGCTCACGCAGCGGGAACTCCCTGTACCCCTTGCTCCGACTGGTCGCGGACAATGCCGGCATCGCGGTCACCCTCGCCCCGCCCGACCTGCGCTGGGTCTTCCGTCCCTATCCCGGAGGCGTGGATGTATGTGCCCCCAGCACCGCCGGGCGTGACTCCTTGAAGGCGGCCCATCCCGACTGGCTCTCGGCTCATCCCAGTGGTCTCTAG